In the genome of Myxococcus stipitatus, one region contains:
- a CDS encoding L,D-transpeptidase family protein: MRDTLLTGDGGTALTGEASGHPPAAGTTPGDLHAAWTRTALTPDAGPARPLAPARSETPETSPADHEPSLAIDPALSALPKPEHDDTDTDGASEPPPAEQLVVIPDKKNPDEELVLGPDGEPLEDTSYVLDDPALGLDDDTPRPTTASGADAGTEPVAIPYQPDAGSLRVLRSIAVRSEPRQDAPPLGTVAQDMRILWKSETAMRGPECDAWVEIQPRGWVCERYLERNFREPRVRDLPRLREGELTPGTYARVVGKRVRAYPSLALARTRRKGILLKGSVTVKLRGQVRVGRRTFWRTTDGQYLEARVLREYRPSAFVGVDAEQLSELSAPFAWAQSRTKPSAPVEVKMAPDAKAARETVLPPRTLVAVRELSADGHWVLIAENHWVSRDDLHVAWFSHAPPGVEPGARWVDVDLDAQVLVAYEGERPVYATLISSGKPGTDTPEGLFRVWIKFAEADMTGNGTAGNDTYRVATVPWTMFFEQDYALHTAYWHDRFGEPTSHGCVNLAPRDAKALYAWASPEVPTGWSMVHATPDAPGSWVRIRGQARIPVKERKVRVASSTRTPR, translated from the coding sequence GTGCGAGACACGCTCCTCACAGGTGACGGAGGCACAGCCCTCACCGGTGAAGCGTCGGGCCATCCACCCGCGGCGGGCACGACCCCGGGCGACCTCCATGCCGCCTGGACACGGACCGCGCTCACGCCAGACGCAGGCCCCGCGCGTCCCCTCGCTCCAGCGCGTTCCGAAACTCCCGAGACCAGCCCCGCGGACCACGAACCTTCGCTCGCCATCGACCCCGCGCTCAGTGCCCTCCCCAAGCCGGAGCATGACGACACCGACACCGACGGGGCTTCGGAACCGCCCCCCGCCGAGCAGCTCGTTGTCATCCCCGACAAGAAGAACCCGGACGAAGAGCTCGTACTCGGCCCCGACGGCGAACCCCTGGAGGACACGAGCTACGTGCTCGACGACCCGGCCCTCGGGCTCGACGACGACACCCCTCGGCCCACCACGGCCAGCGGCGCGGACGCCGGCACGGAGCCCGTCGCCATTCCCTACCAACCCGACGCCGGCTCGCTGCGAGTGCTCCGCTCCATCGCCGTCCGCTCGGAGCCGCGTCAGGACGCGCCGCCCCTCGGCACCGTGGCCCAGGACATGCGCATCCTCTGGAAGAGCGAGACCGCCATGCGCGGCCCGGAGTGCGACGCCTGGGTCGAAATCCAACCGCGCGGCTGGGTCTGCGAGCGCTACCTCGAACGCAACTTCCGAGAGCCGCGCGTCCGAGACCTCCCGCGCCTCCGCGAAGGAGAGCTGACCCCCGGCACCTACGCACGCGTGGTGGGCAAGCGCGTGCGCGCCTACCCGAGCCTCGCGCTGGCCCGCACCCGCCGGAAGGGCATCCTGCTCAAGGGCTCCGTGACGGTGAAACTGCGCGGGCAGGTGCGAGTGGGCCGGCGCACCTTCTGGCGCACCACGGATGGCCAATACCTGGAGGCCCGAGTCCTCCGCGAGTACCGCCCCTCCGCCTTCGTCGGCGTGGACGCGGAGCAACTGTCGGAGCTGTCCGCGCCCTTCGCCTGGGCCCAGTCCCGCACGAAGCCCTCGGCCCCCGTCGAAGTGAAGATGGCCCCGGACGCGAAGGCCGCGCGGGAGACCGTCCTCCCACCTCGAACCCTCGTCGCCGTGCGAGAGCTCTCCGCCGACGGCCACTGGGTCCTCATCGCCGAGAACCACTGGGTCTCCCGCGATGACCTCCACGTCGCCTGGTTCTCCCACGCACCTCCCGGCGTCGAGCCCGGCGCGCGTTGGGTGGACGTGGACCTGGATGCGCAGGTGCTCGTGGCCTACGAGGGAGAGCGCCCCGTGTACGCCACGCTCATCTCCTCCGGGAAGCCCGGCACCGACACCCCCGAGGGCCTCTTCCGCGTGTGGATCAAGTTCGCCGAGGCGGACATGACGGGCAACGGCACCGCGGGCAATGACACCTACCGCGTGGCCACCGTGCCCTGGACCATGTTCTTCGAGCAGGACTACGCGCTGCACACCGCCTACTGGCACGACCGCTTCGGCGAGCCCACGAGCCACGGCTGCGTCAACCTGGCGCCTCGAGACGCGAAGGCCCTCTACGCCTGGGCCTCACCGGAAGTACCCACGGGCTGGTCCATGGTGCACGCCACGCCGGATGCACCGGGCTCCTGGGTGCGCATCCGAGGCCAGGCGCGCATCCCCGTGAAGGAGCGCAAGGTGCGCGTCGCCAGCAGCACCCGCACCCCGCGCTGA
- a CDS encoding peptidylprolyl isomerase, whose product MHIRILTALLLCLTVSACKESSEKKETPSNATPPAATPTPAPKPAEPAGEWTKKAQAGQDLLATMETNQGTIVIRLFSKDAPLTVANFVGLATGEKQWSDPRTGERMTGKPLYEGVIFHRVIPGFMIQGGDPTGTGRGDPGYRFGDEFQSGRTFDKTGLLAMANAGPNTNGSQFFITTSTPSYLNGKHTIFGEVVKGYDVVEKISNVPTGPGDRPVEPVVIQKITLADAPAAGGK is encoded by the coding sequence ATGCACATCCGAATCCTGACCGCCCTCCTCCTGTGCCTCACTGTCTCCGCCTGCAAGGAGTCCTCCGAGAAGAAGGAGACCCCTTCCAATGCCACGCCCCCCGCGGCCACGCCCACCCCGGCGCCGAAGCCCGCGGAGCCCGCGGGTGAGTGGACGAAGAAGGCCCAGGCCGGACAGGACCTCCTGGCCACGATGGAGACCAACCAGGGCACCATCGTCATCCGCCTGTTCTCGAAGGACGCGCCCCTGACGGTGGCCAACTTCGTGGGTCTCGCCACGGGCGAGAAGCAGTGGTCCGACCCGCGCACGGGCGAGCGCATGACGGGCAAGCCCCTGTACGAGGGCGTCATCTTCCACCGCGTGATTCCGGGCTTCATGATTCAGGGCGGCGACCCGACGGGAACCGGCCGCGGTGACCCGGGCTACCGCTTCGGCGACGAGTTCCAGAGCGGTCGGACGTTCGACAAGACGGGCCTGCTGGCCATGGCCAACGCGGGCCCCAACACCAACGGCAGCCAGTTCTTCATCACCACGTCCACGCCGAGCTACCTCAACGGCAAGCACACCATCTTCGGCGAGGTGGTGAAGGGCTATGACGTGGTGGAGAAGATCTCCAACGTCCCGACGGGCCCGGGCGACCGGCCGGTGGAGCCCGTCGTCATCCAGAAGATCACCCTGGCGGACGCGCCCGCCGCGGGCGGGAAGTGA
- a CDS encoding C39 family peptidase, whose amino-acid sequence MKARSLTMFTLLLAQTQTACVSQQRGLEDSPVDEPGPPARLWRRSASERDFDRFTREGTALTADGALVLDSTARTESTPVPAGRREDGSTRYHEAAYRLGHAVSEVQLVPGGFTSVVPSFDVLTPPGTWVKVTLAARIDGVWTKDYELGVWAFDKEPVARHSVEGQGDADGYVSTDTLNLKRRAEALRMAVWLHSSQPDVSPRVRALSAAVSDKKGVAADAVSDRAAWGTVLEVPGYSQMLYPDGGPVWCSPTSTSMLLGYWGRKLAQPALEPTVPFSADRTYDWVYKGTGNWAFNTAYASAIGDGALHGAVMRLDGFAQVERLIAAGIPVSISIAYAEGELTGSPVRSSDGHLIVLKGFTSEGDVVCNDPAFKTNEAVAVTYKRDELWRAWQHSRGMAYVLWPAGTVLPAELIGLLR is encoded by the coding sequence GTGAAAGCCCGCTCCCTGACGATGTTCACGCTGCTCCTGGCGCAAACGCAGACGGCCTGTGTCTCGCAGCAGAGAGGCCTCGAGGACTCGCCGGTGGATGAGCCGGGACCTCCGGCCCGGCTGTGGCGTCGCAGCGCGAGCGAGCGCGACTTCGACCGCTTCACGCGGGAGGGCACCGCGCTGACGGCGGATGGGGCCCTGGTGCTGGACTCCACGGCGCGCACGGAGAGCACGCCGGTTCCAGCGGGCCGCAGGGAGGATGGGAGCACGCGCTACCACGAGGCGGCATATCGCCTGGGGCACGCGGTCTCCGAGGTGCAGCTCGTGCCGGGTGGGTTCACCAGCGTGGTGCCCTCGTTCGACGTGCTCACGCCGCCGGGGACGTGGGTGAAGGTGACGCTCGCGGCTCGCATCGACGGGGTGTGGACGAAGGACTACGAGCTGGGGGTGTGGGCATTCGACAAGGAGCCCGTGGCCCGGCACAGCGTGGAGGGGCAGGGCGACGCGGATGGGTATGTGTCCACGGACACGCTCAACCTCAAGCGGCGCGCGGAGGCGCTGAGGATGGCGGTGTGGCTGCATTCGTCGCAGCCGGACGTGTCGCCTCGGGTCCGGGCCTTGTCGGCGGCGGTGAGCGACAAGAAGGGTGTGGCCGCTGACGCGGTGTCGGACCGGGCGGCGTGGGGGACGGTGCTGGAGGTGCCGGGGTACTCGCAGATGCTGTATCCGGATGGAGGCCCGGTGTGGTGTTCGCCCACGTCGACCTCGATGTTGCTGGGGTACTGGGGGCGCAAGCTCGCGCAGCCGGCGCTGGAGCCGACGGTGCCGTTCTCGGCGGACCGGACGTATGACTGGGTCTACAAGGGCACGGGCAACTGGGCCTTCAATACGGCGTATGCCTCCGCCATCGGTGATGGCGCGCTGCATGGCGCGGTGATGCGCCTGGATGGCTTCGCGCAGGTGGAGCGGCTCATCGCCGCGGGCATCCCGGTCAGCATCAGCATCGCGTACGCGGAGGGGGAGCTCACGGGCTCGCCCGTGCGCAGCTCGGATGGGCACCTCATCGTGCTCAAGGGCTTCACGTCCGAGGGCGATGTCGTGTGCAACGACCCCGCGTTCAAGACGAACGAAGCGGTGGCGGTGACGTACAAACGCGATGAACTGTGGCGTGCGTGGCAGCACTCGCGCGGCATGGCGTATGTGCTGTGGCCCGCGGGGACGGTGCTCCCGGCGGAGCTCATCGGGCTGCTGCGCTAG
- a CDS encoding lipase — protein MTRRSDLEDLLPLTSTPTPAPSRAPTAIARLTRGLRGLPAAPRWWGPGSGGLAGWLHREPGGLTPPTVDLTPRFRALLHRVREGEPVLPAEARDHQYVVVRGMLGDEMPGYLLDNVQRLEGRGLSVREADVDTEGLLLSNVAVLREVLLDARHFGRSVVLVGHSKGGVECTAVLAMHPELRPVVRAVVSLQAPYAGSALAHDLATTPEMRRLIDFAFPLLFHGVSRSVDELAYPQRMAFIRQYPYPTDIPTVALATSRLSRLSTLYPLQRYFQERYGQASDGLVMPLDAEIPGSGVVRLDDMDHSEAALRALPGLGRYHPGDVTEAMVALALEAR, from the coding sequence ATGACGCGGCGGTCCGACCTCGAAGACCTTCTCCCCCTGACCTCCACCCCCACCCCCGCCCCGTCGCGAGCGCCCACGGCCATCGCTCGGCTGACGCGAGGGCTGAGGGGGCTGCCCGCGGCGCCGCGCTGGTGGGGGCCCGGCTCGGGAGGACTGGCGGGCTGGCTCCATCGGGAGCCCGGAGGGCTGACCCCGCCCACCGTGGACCTCACGCCCCGGTTCCGCGCCCTGCTCCACCGCGTGCGGGAGGGTGAGCCCGTCCTCCCGGCCGAGGCCCGCGACCACCAATACGTCGTGGTGCGAGGGATGCTCGGCGACGAGATGCCCGGCTACCTGCTCGACAACGTGCAGCGGCTGGAGGGGCGGGGGCTGAGCGTGCGCGAGGCGGATGTGGACACCGAGGGGTTGCTCCTGAGCAACGTCGCGGTGCTGCGCGAGGTGCTGCTGGACGCACGGCACTTTGGCCGCTCGGTGGTGCTGGTGGGGCACAGCAAGGGGGGCGTGGAGTGCACGGCGGTGCTGGCGATGCACCCGGAGCTGCGCCCGGTGGTGCGCGCGGTGGTGTCGCTCCAGGCGCCGTATGCCGGCTCCGCGCTCGCCCATGACCTGGCCACCACGCCGGAGATGCGGCGGCTCATCGACTTCGCCTTCCCGCTGCTGTTCCACGGCGTGTCGCGTTCGGTGGACGAGCTGGCCTATCCGCAGCGCATGGCCTTCATCCGCCAGTACCCCTACCCCACGGACATCCCCACGGTGGCGCTCGCCACCTCACGCCTGTCTCGCCTGTCCACGCTCTATCCGCTCCAGCGCTACTTCCAGGAGCGGTATGGCCAGGCCTCGGATGGGCTGGTGATGCCGCTGGACGCGGAGATACCGGGCTCGGGCGTGGTGCGGCTGGACGACATGGACCACTCGGAGGCCGCGCTGCGGGCCCTCCCCGGGCTGGGCCGCTACCACCCCGGCGACGTCACCGAGGCGATGGTGGCCCTGGCGCTCGAGGCGCGCTGA
- a CDS encoding peptidylprolyl isomerase, which produces MTSQNEGPKPGVARSLAELHALGIMKRMPAALSLSSTEPIALPSIQAPSLEGLTVARTAPAPISEHDLVERFDVLRRKHADRRDRLAGEDVAPDDEVLLDVLGFAHGRLIPFSAREGWRAEVVPEPLLPGFFEALVGAKVGSSLGIELKLPDTYVVESLRGATARFLLEVRAASEVKLLADDSPELLKRLGAGTLIDVMRQLNDTLTHERAVEAEQLTQERVLDEVVARTQVTLSAALVDEELRHRWVETERPILVRKALQPDELQEALEGWLRDPLFRADAERRLVLALALRAIAARDGVKLSKPAVDALVSDLASVSGVAREEVVRTLKEDAALAKRLEDLALHLATLDSVMRRVVLTPPV; this is translated from the coding sequence ATGACGTCCCAGAACGAAGGCCCCAAGCCCGGCGTTGCGCGCTCGCTGGCGGAGCTGCACGCGCTCGGCATCATGAAGCGCATGCCCGCGGCGCTGTCGCTGAGCAGCACCGAGCCCATCGCGCTCCCCTCCATCCAGGCCCCCTCGCTCGAGGGCCTCACCGTCGCGCGGACCGCGCCCGCCCCCATCTCCGAGCACGACCTGGTGGAGCGCTTCGATGTGCTGCGCCGCAAGCACGCCGACCGCCGCGACCGCCTCGCGGGCGAGGACGTGGCCCCCGACGACGAGGTGCTACTGGACGTGCTCGGCTTCGCCCACGGCCGGCTGATTCCCTTCTCCGCGCGAGAGGGCTGGCGCGCGGAGGTGGTGCCGGAGCCGCTGCTCCCCGGCTTCTTCGAGGCGCTCGTCGGCGCCAAGGTGGGCTCCTCGCTGGGCATCGAGCTGAAGCTGCCAGACACCTACGTGGTGGAGTCCCTGCGTGGCGCGACGGCGCGCTTCCTCCTGGAGGTGCGCGCCGCGTCCGAGGTGAAGCTCTTGGCGGATGACTCGCCGGAGCTGCTCAAGCGCCTGGGCGCGGGCACGCTCATCGACGTGATGCGCCAGCTGAACGACACGCTGACGCACGAGCGCGCCGTGGAGGCGGAGCAGCTCACCCAGGAGCGCGTGCTGGACGAGGTGGTGGCGCGCACGCAGGTGACCCTGTCCGCGGCCCTGGTGGACGAGGAGCTGCGCCACCGCTGGGTGGAGACCGAGCGCCCCATCCTGGTGCGCAAGGCCCTGCAGCCCGACGAGCTTCAAGAAGCGCTGGAGGGCTGGCTGAGAGACCCGCTCTTCCGCGCGGACGCGGAGCGCCGGCTGGTGCTGGCCCTGGCCCTGCGCGCCATCGCCGCGCGTGACGGCGTGAAGCTCTCGAAGCCGGCCGTGGATGCGCTGGTGAGCGACCTCGCCTCGGTCTCCGGCGTCGCTCGTGAAGAGGTGGTGCGCACGCTGAAGGAGGACGCGGCGCTGGCCAAGCGGCTGGAGGACCTGGCGCTGCACCTGGCCACGCTAGACAGCGTCATGCGCCGCGTGGTGCTGACGCCGCCCGTCTGA
- the speD gene encoding adenosylmethionine decarboxylase encodes MKLTTGQEWLVDASGCSPGLLKDAAGLAALFEELIVLLDLKVVGQPQWHVFPEPGGITGLTLLAESHLAIHTFPEHGFAALNVYCCRPRERPDFESLLARHLGAASCQARELKRGVTA; translated from the coding sequence TTGAAGCTGACCACCGGACAGGAATGGCTGGTTGACGCGAGCGGCTGCTCGCCCGGATTGCTCAAGGACGCGGCGGGTCTGGCGGCGCTCTTCGAGGAGCTCATTGTCCTGTTGGACCTGAAGGTCGTGGGCCAGCCGCAGTGGCATGTGTTCCCGGAGCCCGGCGGCATCACCGGCCTGACGCTCCTGGCCGAGAGCCACCTCGCCATCCACACGTTTCCCGAGCATGGCTTCGCCGCGCTCAACGTCTATTGCTGCCGCCCCCGCGAACGTCCCGACTTCGAGTCGTTGCTCGCGCGCCATCTGGGGGCTGCGTCGTGCCAGGCGCGTGAATTGAAGCGGGGGGTGACGGCGTGA
- a CDS encoding phospholipase: protein MGAPKLRRVSTRLGELDCQVVEGLPEGKSPELAVVLCHGFGAPAGDLVPMAAQLLAMHPPLAQRVRFILPGAPLSLADRGMPTGRSWFPIPDAILLGQMRDWPAFAKEVPPGLPAARRALMSVVAAVSAATKLPYSKIVLGGFSQGGMVTTDVALRLEECPAGLCILSGTLIAEPEWRQKAKARQGLPVFQGHGRYDPLLPFATAEHLRDTLVQEGLSVDFFPFDGQHTIDDEEQERMAAFLKARLGS, encoded by the coding sequence ATGGGCGCGCCGAAGCTGCGGCGGGTGTCCACGCGCCTGGGTGAGCTGGACTGCCAGGTCGTGGAGGGACTCCCCGAGGGCAAGTCGCCCGAATTGGCGGTGGTGCTCTGCCACGGCTTCGGCGCTCCAGCGGGGGACCTGGTGCCGATGGCGGCACAGCTGCTGGCGATGCATCCACCCCTGGCCCAGCGCGTGCGCTTCATCCTCCCGGGGGCACCGCTGTCACTGGCGGACAGGGGCATGCCCACCGGACGCTCCTGGTTCCCCATCCCCGACGCCATCCTGCTCGGACAGATGCGCGACTGGCCCGCGTTCGCGAAGGAGGTGCCTCCGGGGTTGCCCGCCGCGCGCCGGGCCCTCATGTCCGTGGTGGCCGCCGTGTCCGCCGCGACGAAGCTCCCCTACTCGAAAATCGTCCTGGGGGGATTCAGTCAGGGCGGCATGGTGACGACGGACGTCGCGCTACGACTGGAGGAGTGTCCCGCGGGGCTGTGCATCCTCTCGGGCACGCTCATCGCGGAGCCGGAGTGGCGGCAGAAGGCCAAGGCCCGGCAGGGCCTGCCCGTGTTCCAGGGCCATGGCCGATACGACCCCCTGCTGCCCTTCGCGACGGCCGAGCACCTGCGCGACACGCTGGTGCAGGAAGGGCTGAGCGTGGACTTCTTCCCCTTCGATGGGCAGCACACCATCGACGACGAGGAACAGGAACGCATGGCCGCGTTCCTGAAGGCCCGGCTGGGGAGCTGA
- a CDS encoding DUF4178 domain-containing protein yields the protein MTQGRCPSCGADVEFTAGSAQVVVCSHCQTVVARKDADFEALGKIGRVVVTDSPLQVGAEGRYDGSAFQVVGHLQKDHGAGPWDEWYVEFSDGRTGWVSESEGTVHLLFSGGVEEGLSLSDLHPGEKLRLRNRHWVVEERGHGKVIAAEGQLPSDVDPQQDSWYVDATSSKGAIITLDFGVHASDPEVFIGARLKLEQLGIPPDQLRPRVRRKVELKQARCPECNGPLELRAPDKSLRVGCPFCGALLDVSKGKLSFLRLLEKPAHAPLIPLGAKGKLRDTEWMCLGFLVRSCTVEGIRYPWEEYLLFNRSKGFVWLMNSQGHWVFLEPLAAGDVQLVPHVSAFFDGRRYKAYQNVHAVTENVQGEFYWEVTAGEYAEATEYVAPPYSINVDSTENEVSYTFGEYLAPEVVKEAFKLEAVPSPEGILPSQPNPHKAKMLSTVLWSIGWLMLLLLVAGLFSATSLNKVVLDQQVTVPAEATPGTPSAMKFSEPFDLERRGNMKVYIAAGVANDWLGIQGDLVNQETGEVVGFYEEISLYQGSDSDGSWSEGSASGSLHLSALPAGKYVLRTTASYDPTPARVRNYTVRLTHDSPNGGWLCVALVLLLLGPVFAFFRSHNFETRRWADSNLSE from the coding sequence GTGACCCAGGGGAGGTGTCCGTCGTGCGGCGCGGACGTGGAGTTCACCGCGGGCTCGGCGCAGGTGGTGGTGTGCAGCCACTGTCAGACGGTGGTGGCGCGCAAGGACGCGGACTTCGAGGCGCTCGGGAAGATTGGCCGGGTGGTCGTCACCGACTCGCCGCTCCAGGTGGGCGCGGAGGGCCGCTATGACGGCTCCGCCTTCCAGGTCGTGGGCCACCTCCAGAAGGACCACGGCGCGGGCCCCTGGGACGAGTGGTACGTCGAGTTCTCCGACGGCCGCACCGGCTGGGTGAGCGAGTCCGAGGGCACCGTCCACCTGCTCTTCTCCGGAGGCGTGGAGGAGGGGCTGTCGCTGTCGGACCTCCACCCCGGCGAGAAGCTGCGCCTGCGCAACCGGCACTGGGTGGTGGAGGAGCGCGGCCACGGGAAGGTCATCGCCGCCGAGGGGCAGCTGCCCAGCGACGTCGACCCGCAACAGGACTCCTGGTACGTCGACGCCACGTCGTCCAAGGGCGCCATCATCACGCTCGACTTCGGCGTCCACGCCAGCGACCCGGAAGTCTTCATCGGCGCGCGGCTGAAGCTCGAGCAGCTGGGGATTCCCCCGGACCAGCTCCGCCCCCGCGTCCGCCGCAAGGTGGAGCTCAAGCAGGCGCGCTGCCCGGAGTGCAACGGCCCCCTGGAGCTGCGGGCGCCGGACAAGTCGCTGCGCGTGGGCTGCCCCTTCTGCGGCGCGCTGCTCGACGTCTCCAAGGGCAAGCTCTCCTTCCTCCGGCTCCTGGAGAAGCCCGCGCATGCGCCCCTCATCCCGCTGGGCGCGAAGGGCAAGCTGCGCGACACGGAGTGGATGTGCCTGGGCTTCCTCGTGCGCTCGTGCACGGTGGAGGGCATCCGCTACCCGTGGGAGGAGTACCTCCTCTTCAACCGCTCCAAGGGCTTCGTCTGGCTGATGAACTCCCAGGGCCACTGGGTGTTCCTGGAGCCGCTGGCCGCCGGCGACGTGCAGCTGGTGCCGCATGTCTCCGCCTTCTTCGACGGGCGCCGCTACAAGGCCTACCAGAACGTCCACGCCGTCACGGAGAACGTGCAGGGTGAGTTCTACTGGGAGGTGACGGCGGGCGAGTACGCCGAGGCCACCGAGTACGTGGCCCCGCCGTACTCCATCAACGTGGACAGCACCGAGAACGAGGTGTCGTACACGTTCGGTGAGTACCTGGCGCCGGAGGTGGTGAAGGAGGCCTTCAAGCTGGAGGCGGTGCCTTCGCCCGAGGGAATCCTCCCGAGCCAGCCCAACCCCCACAAGGCCAAGATGCTGTCCACGGTCCTGTGGTCCATCGGCTGGCTGATGCTGCTGCTCCTGGTGGCGGGCCTGTTCTCCGCGACGTCGCTGAACAAGGTCGTGCTGGACCAGCAGGTGACGGTGCCGGCGGAGGCCACGCCCGGCACGCCCTCCGCGATGAAGTTCAGCGAGCCCTTCGACCTGGAGCGGCGCGGCAACATGAAGGTGTACATCGCCGCGGGGGTGGCGAACGACTGGCTGGGCATCCAGGGCGACCTGGTGAACCAGGAGACGGGCGAGGTGGTGGGCTTCTACGAGGAGATCAGCCTCTATCAGGGCAGCGACAGCGACGGCTCCTGGTCCGAGGGCAGCGCGAGCGGCAGCCTGCACCTGTCCGCGCTCCCCGCGGGCAAGTACGTGCTGCGCACCACCGCGTCGTACGACCCGACCCCGGCCCGCGTGCGCAACTACACCGTGCGGCTGACGCATGACTCGCCCAACGGGGGCTGGCTGTGCGTGGCCTTGGTGCTGCTGCTGCTGGGGCCGGTGTTCGCGTTCTTCCGCTCGCACAACTTCGAGACCCGCCGCTGGGCGGACAGCAACCTGTCGGAATAG
- a CDS encoding secondary thiamine-phosphate synthase enzyme YjbQ, translating into MYHAKELTVPTRGRGFTDITEDVQRSVAESGARQGLCTVFIHHTSASLLLCENADPDVRRDLESFFARLVKDGDPLFVHDAEGPDDMPAHVRTVLTQTALNIPVKNGAADLGTWQGIYVWEHRTSAHRRRVTVSVVS; encoded by the coding sequence ATGTACCACGCGAAGGAGCTCACGGTGCCCACCCGGGGGCGCGGCTTCACGGACATCACCGAGGACGTGCAGCGGTCCGTGGCGGAGAGCGGTGCGAGGCAGGGCCTGTGCACCGTGTTCATCCACCACACGAGCGCGTCCTTGTTGTTGTGCGAGAACGCGGACCCCGACGTGCGCCGCGACCTGGAGTCCTTCTTCGCGCGGCTGGTGAAGGATGGAGACCCCCTCTTCGTCCACGACGCGGAGGGGCCGGACGACATGCCCGCGCACGTGCGCACGGTGCTGACGCAGACGGCGCTGAACATCCCCGTGAAGAACGGCGCGGCGGACCTGGGCACGTGGCAGGGCATCTACGTCTGGGAGCACCGCACGTCCGCCCATCGGCGGCGCGTCACCGTGTCGGTGGTGAGCTGA
- a CDS encoding sigma-54 dependent transcriptional regulator — MSTARILVVDDDPQARDLLQRLLGPLGAVSQAANPKAAQERLAEGAYDLVLTDMAMPEPGDGLKVLQEVKAHLPDTPVIVVTAFGNIEGALDSIQLGAFDYLAKPFDVDAILRVARRALEQKRLVEENRSLRQQVDRSALVGRSPALLEVYKQVARAAASNVPVLITGETGTGKEMVARALHKRSPRTSGPFIPVDCGAITESLMESELFGHAKGSFTGASGARRGVFEEANGGTLFLDEIGDVGMKVQSQLLRVLQEGEIRRVGESVPVKVDARVVAATNKDLKERVAEGVFREDLLYRLDVVHLHLPPLRERREDIPALVQHFAGRHARGGVSPVVTSEAMSRLTAYDWPGNVRQLENVVARALALNVTGVLGPQDFPEPIGDAPKRLTGLAGDLPSLAELSRRYAAHVLQAVGGNKSEAARLLDVDRKTLYKLLEATGVEPEAS; from the coding sequence TTGAGCACAGCTCGCATCCTCGTCGTGGACGATGACCCTCAGGCGAGGGACCTGCTCCAGCGGTTGTTGGGGCCCCTGGGCGCCGTGTCGCAGGCGGCGAATCCGAAGGCGGCGCAGGAGCGGCTGGCGGAAGGCGCGTACGACCTGGTGCTGACGGACATGGCCATGCCCGAGCCGGGCGATGGGCTGAAGGTGCTGCAGGAGGTGAAGGCGCACCTGCCGGACACGCCGGTCATCGTGGTGACGGCCTTTGGCAACATCGAGGGCGCGCTCGACAGCATCCAGCTGGGAGCATTCGACTACCTGGCGAAGCCCTTCGACGTGGACGCGATTCTTCGCGTGGCGCGGCGGGCGCTGGAGCAGAAGCGGTTGGTGGAGGAGAACCGCTCGCTGCGCCAGCAGGTGGACCGCAGCGCGCTGGTGGGCCGCAGCCCCGCGTTGCTGGAGGTCTACAAGCAGGTGGCGCGCGCGGCGGCGAGCAATGTACCGGTGTTGATTACGGGCGAGACGGGCACGGGCAAGGAGATGGTGGCGCGGGCGCTGCACAAGCGGTCGCCTCGCACGTCGGGGCCGTTCATCCCGGTGGACTGCGGCGCCATCACCGAGTCGCTGATGGAGAGCGAGCTGTTCGGCCATGCGAAGGGCAGCTTCACGGGCGCCTCGGGGGCTCGCCGAGGTGTCTTCGAGGAGGCGAACGGCGGGACGCTCTTCCTGGATGAGATTGGCGATGTGGGGATGAAGGTGCAGTCGCAGCTCCTGCGCGTGTTGCAGGAGGGCGAGATTCGCCGCGTGGGCGAGAGCGTGCCGGTGAAGGTGGACGCGCGCGTGGTGGCGGCGACGAACAAGGACTTGAAGGAGCGGGTGGCGGAGGGCGTGTTCCGCGAGGACCTGCTGTACCGGCTGGACGTGGTGCACCTGCACCTGCCGCCCTTGCGCGAGCGGCGCGAGGACATCCCCGCGCTGGTGCAGCACTTCGCGGGGCGGCATGCGCGGGGTGGGGTGAGTCCGGTGGTGACGTCGGAAGCGATGTCTCGGCTGACGGCGTATGACTGGCCGGGCAACGTGCGGCAGCTGGAGAACGTGGTGGCGCGCGCGCTGGCGCTCAACGTGACGGGCGTGCTGGGGCCGCAGGACTTCCCGGAGCCCATCGGTGATGCGCCCAAGCGGCTGACGGGGCTCGCGGGGGATTTGCCGAGCCTCGCGGAGCTGTCGCGTCGGTATGCCGCGCATGTGCTCCAGGCGGTGGGAGGCAACAAGAGCGAGGCGGCGCGGCTGCTCGATGTGGACCGCAAGACGCTCTACAAGCTGCTCGAGGCGACGGGCGTGGAGCCGGAGGCATCGTGA